A genomic region of Homalodisca vitripennis isolate AUS2020 chromosome 5, UT_GWSS_2.1, whole genome shotgun sequence contains the following coding sequences:
- the LOC124363294 gene encoding uncharacterized protein LOC124363294, with protein MVEFAVFVAFLAVIAPTVLPQEVSSTVKPEVEGAADFDYFRAESRWTANALQAMFDEVDTRLGDFIDELKVSNNASSALKKYSEAAEAVKDSPCVTTSEEFRTAQDTIESVIATCVDAVPQEDKNKFRSLINESINKTREIDNSFRQNSIVCTSLRLPPPPSCKATEKKLLADIDEIMSCNEVDTFNYHIAVTTENAKDSINACVENGAKDLIIKLETALKSLESCQSRS; from the exons ATGGTCGAGTTCGCGGTCTTCGTCGCCTTCCTGGCGGTCATCGCCCCTACGGTGCTCCCTCAG GAAGTATCGAGCACTGTGAAGCCTGAAGTAGAAGGTGCTGCCGACTTTGACTACTTCAGAGCGGAGTCCAGATGGACAGCTAACGCACTTCAAGCAATGTTTGACGAAGTGGACACTCGATTGGGAGATTTTATTGATGAACTGAAGGTCTCAAACAACGCTTCTTCAGCACTGAAGAAGTACAGCGAGGCCGCAGAAGCTGTGAAGGACTCCCCATGTGTCACGACCAGCGAAGAGTTCAGGACAGCTCAAGATACTATAGAATCTGTTATAGCAACTTGTGTAGACGCGGTACCACAAGAAGACAAAAACAAATTCAGATCCCTCATCAATGAATCGATCAATAAAACGCGGGAAATTGACAACTCCTTCCGGCAAAACTCCATAGTCTGCACCTCCCTGAGACTTCCCCCACCCCCCTCTTGCAAGGCAACCGAGAAGAAACTCCTCGCTGACATTGATGAAATCATGTCCTGCAATGAAGTTGACACCTTCAACTACCACATCGCTGTAACCACTGAGAACGCTAAGGACAGTATCAATGCATGTGTAGAGAATGGCGCGAAGGATCTAATCATCAAGTTAGAGACAGCATTAAAATCCTTGGAAAGCTGTCAGTCAAGATCATGA
- the LOC124363295 gene encoding integumentary mucin C.1-like: MWAVSLLFVAASTAVCAAPGPQTAAPATPNKSAFVPAFDEIVVESSLTVRGRSGPTSPTQRQGRTRLLVVPTPGTPLNSTSLSSNTTDPTTTTTTTTVSTTTSSTTTSTTEKS, encoded by the exons ATGTGGGCTGTGTCGTTGTTATTTGTTGCCGCCTCCACCGCCGTCTGCGCCGCCCCCGGCCCCCAGACAGCCGCCCCTGCCACCCCCAATAAAT CTGCATTCGTGCCCGCTTTTGACGAGATAGTGGTTGAGTCCAGCCTGACAGTGCGGGGGCGCTCGGGCCCCACCTCCCCCACCCAGCGGCAGGGCCGTACCCGTCTACTAGTGGTGCCCACACCCGGCACCCCCCTTAACTCTACCTCACTTTCCTCCAACACCACCgaccccaccaccaccaccaccaccaccaccgtaTCCACCACAACGTCTTCTACAACAACGTCAACCACCGAGAAATCCTGA